A part of Haloarchaeobius sp. HME9146 genomic DNA contains:
- a CDS encoding 30S ribosomal protein S4 → MALGSNTKLYETPNHPFQGERISEEHSLVDRYGLKNKEELWRAQSELRDYRREARKLLGQSQSLEEAEENAVDFLNRLKRIGILSEEDQLDAVLALEISDILERRLQTVAYRKGLANTTQQARQFIVHGHITVDGARVSVPSYTVDVSEEDSIAFDENSPLADELHPERAEGQ, encoded by the coding sequence ATGGCACTCGGAAGCAACACCAAGCTCTACGAGACGCCGAACCACCCCTTCCAGGGCGAGCGTATCAGCGAGGAACACAGCCTCGTCGACCGCTACGGCCTGAAGAACAAGGAGGAGCTCTGGCGAGCACAGTCCGAACTGCGCGACTACCGCCGCGAGGCGCGAAAGCTGCTCGGACAGTCCCAGTCGCTCGAGGAGGCAGAGGAGAACGCAGTCGACTTCCTCAACCGCCTCAAGCGCATCGGCATTCTCAGCGAGGAGGACCAGCTGGACGCCGTCCTCGCACTCGAGATCTCGGACATCCTCGAGCGCCGGCTCCAGACTGTCGCCTACCGCAAGGGTCTCGCGAACACGACCCAGCAGGCGCGACAGTTCATCGTCCACGGGCACATCACCGTCGACGGCGCTCGCGTGAGCGTCCCCTCGTACACGGTCGACGTGTCCGAGGAGGATTCCATCGCCTTCGACGAGAACAGTCCGCTCGCAGACGAACTTCACCCCGAACGTGCGGAGGGTCAATAA
- a CDS encoding 30S ribosomal protein S11 produces MAEEANDKWGVAHVHASFNNTVMTVTDLTGAETIAKSSGGTAVKQNRDEASPYAAMQMVESIADEIRAAGIEGLHVRVRGPGGNLQKSPGPGAQAAIRALAREDFEIGRIEDVTPIPHDGSRAPKGKGGF; encoded by the coding sequence ATGGCAGAAGAAGCTAACGACAAGTGGGGAGTCGCCCACGTCCACGCATCGTTCAACAACACCGTCATGACCGTGACAGACCTCACGGGTGCGGAGACCATCGCGAAGTCCTCCGGCGGGACTGCTGTCAAGCAGAACCGTGACGAGGCGTCGCCCTATGCGGCGATGCAGATGGTCGAGTCCATCGCGGACGAGATCCGCGCAGCTGGCATCGAAGGCCTGCACGTCCGCGTGCGTGGCCCCGGTGGCAACCTGCAGAAGTCCCCCGGACCGGGTGCGCAGGCAGCGATTCGCGCACTCGCTCGCGAGGACTTCGAGATCGGCCGTATCGAGGACGTCACGCCGATCCCGCACGACGGCTCCCGAGCACCCAAAGGAAAAGGCGGGTTCTAA
- a CDS encoding DNA-directed RNA polymerase subunit D, producing the protein MDEDYEVEFVERGERKALFLVRGVTPAFANGIRRAMIADVPTLSIDEVRVIENSSVMFDEQIAHRLGLIPLTTPEGEFDEDDVITLSIDVEGPATAYSGDLVSADGMVQPADQNVPIIDLKDDQRLELEADAVLDTGKEHAKHQGGVSVGYRHLQHVEVVGDAAEFEEEEPNIIRGVVEIDGELVNTAEFDNDLTKKFPGKELEVTDVEKAFVFHVETDGSMTVEELVTRATDSIEARATELQDAVTL; encoded by the coding sequence ATGGACGAGGACTACGAGGTCGAGTTCGTCGAACGCGGAGAACGCAAGGCACTGTTCCTGGTGCGTGGCGTTACGCCCGCGTTCGCCAACGGTATCCGTCGCGCGATGATCGCGGACGTGCCGACGCTGTCGATAGACGAGGTCCGTGTCATCGAGAACTCCTCGGTGATGTTCGACGAACAGATCGCACACCGGCTCGGGCTGATTCCGCTGACCACGCCGGAAGGCGAGTTCGACGAGGACGACGTCATCACCCTCTCCATCGACGTTGAGGGACCGGCGACGGCGTACTCGGGCGACCTGGTCAGCGCAGACGGGATGGTCCAACCGGCGGACCAGAACGTCCCTATCATCGACCTGAAGGACGACCAGCGGCTGGAACTCGAAGCCGACGCGGTCCTCGACACGGGTAAGGAACACGCCAAACACCAGGGCGGCGTCTCGGTCGGCTACCGACACCTCCAGCATGTGGAGGTCGTCGGCGACGCGGCCGAGTTCGAGGAGGAAGAGCCGAACATCATCCGCGGTGTCGTCGAGATCGACGGCGAGCTCGTCAACACCGCAGAGTTCGACAACGACCTCACCAAGAAGTTCCCCGGCAAGGAGCTGGAAGTCACCGACGTCGAGAAGGCATTCGTCTTCCACGTCGAGACGGACGGGTCCATGACGGTCGAGGAACTCGTTACCCGCGCCACCGACTCGATCGAGGCACGGGCGACGGAACTGCAGGACGCAGTAACGCTATAA
- a CDS encoding 50S ribosomal protein L18e: protein MRRKAMSKTNPRLGSLIAELKSVSRTEDADVWSDVADRLEKPRRTHAEVNLGRIERYAREDETVIVPGKVLGSGALQKSVTVAAVDFSSSAKTKIEQVGETLDLEQAIEQNPEGSNVRVIR, encoded by the coding sequence ATCAGGAGGAAAGCAATGAGTAAGACGAATCCGAGGCTCGGCAGTCTCATCGCCGAGCTGAAGTCGGTGTCTCGTACAGAAGACGCTGACGTCTGGAGCGACGTCGCAGATCGACTCGAGAAACCACGGCGGACACACGCCGAGGTCAATCTTGGTCGAATCGAGCGCTACGCACGCGAAGACGAGACGGTCATCGTCCCGGGGAAGGTCCTCGGGTCCGGTGCCCTACAGAAGTCCGTGACGGTTGCGGCCGTCGACTTCTCCTCGTCCGCGAAGACCAAAATCGAACAGGTCGGCGAAACGCTCGATTTAGAACAGGCAATCGAACAGAACCCCGAGGGTTCGAACGTCCGGGTGATCCGATGA
- a CDS encoding 50S ribosomal protein L13, translating to MSLAEFDADVVVDARDCIMGRVASQVAERALDGETVAVVNAEQAVITGSKDDIMSVYEKRVEVGSDQGPYYPKRPDRIFKRSIRGMLPYKQSYGREAFEGVRVYVGNPYEDQDAEILDGTSLDRLSNIKFVQLGEISEKLGANVTW from the coding sequence ATGAGTCTCGCAGAATTCGACGCAGACGTCGTCGTGGACGCCCGTGACTGCATCATGGGTCGCGTCGCGTCCCAGGTCGCAGAGCGCGCACTCGACGGCGAGACGGTCGCCGTCGTCAACGCGGAACAGGCCGTCATCACCGGCTCGAAGGACGACATCATGTCGGTCTACGAGAAGCGGGTGGAGGTCGGCTCCGACCAGGGACCGTACTACCCCAAGCGGCCGGACCGCATCTTCAAGCGGTCCATCCGCGGGATGCTCCCGTACAAGCAGTCCTACGGCCGCGAGGCGTTCGAAGGCGTCCGCGTGTACGTCGGCAACCCGTACGAGGACCAGGACGCAGAGATCCTCGACGGTACGTCGCTGGACCGACTGTCGAACATCAAGTTCGTCCAGCTGGGCGAAATCTCGGAGAAACTGGGTGCTAACGTCACATGGTAA
- a CDS encoding 30S ribosomal protein S9: protein MVTNTSGKKKTAIARATVKDGKGRVRINSKPVELVDPEISRLKMLEPFRIVDDVRDDIDVDVRVSGGGISGQADAVRTAIARGIVQHTGDAELRDAYMEFDRSLLVNDVRQSEPKKWGGPGARARYQKSYR, encoded by the coding sequence ATGGTAACCAACACGTCCGGAAAGAAGAAGACGGCAATCGCCCGCGCGACCGTCAAGGACGGCAAGGGTCGCGTTCGAATCAACTCCAAGCCGGTCGAACTCGTCGACCCGGAGATCTCGCGACTGAAGATGCTGGAGCCGTTCCGCATCGTCGACGATGTCCGTGACGACATCGACGTCGACGTTCGCGTCTCCGGTGGTGGCATCAGCGGACAGGCAGACGCCGTCCGCACCGCCATCGCGCGTGGTATCGTCCAGCACACTGGCGACGCCGAACTCCGCGACGCGTACATGGAGTTCGACCGTTCGCTGCTCGTCAACGACGTGCGCCAGTCCGAACCCAAGAAGTGGGGCGGCCCCGGCGCTCGTGCCCGCTACCAGAAGTCCTACCGCTAA
- a CDS encoding DNA-directed RNA polymerase subunit N: protein MMVPVRCFTCGNVVGEHWEEFKARTREGEEDPKEVLDELGVDRYCCRRMLVSHKDLVDIVSPYQ, encoded by the coding sequence ATGATGGTACCAGTCCGGTGTTTCACGTGCGGCAACGTCGTCGGTGAGCACTGGGAGGAGTTCAAAGCGCGAACGCGCGAAGGCGAGGAAGACCCGAAAGAGGTGCTCGACGAGCTGGGCGTGGACCGGTACTGCTGCCGGCGCATGCTCGTCTCGCACAAGGACCTGGTCGACATCGTCTCCCCCTACCAGTGA
- a CDS encoding DNA-directed RNA polymerase subunit K, with amino-acid sequence MPRQRYNRYEKARILGARALQVSYGAPVLIDTDQTEPILIAAEEYDANVLPFTVKRGDDDT; translated from the coding sequence ATGCCACGACAACGTTACAATCGGTACGAGAAGGCTCGCATCCTCGGCGCTCGAGCGCTGCAGGTGTCGTACGGGGCACCAGTCCTCATCGATACCGACCAGACGGAACCGATCCTCATCGCTGCCGAGGAGTACGACGCGAACGTGCTACCCTTTACGGTCAAGCGCGGTGATGACGACACATGA
- the eno gene encoding phosphopyruvate hydratase, translating to MTLITDIRLRRVLDSRGNPTVEADVLTESGGFGRAAAPSGASTGEYEAIELPPGEAIAKAREHAVPRLVNSAYAGNQREVDAALHAADGTDDFSEIGANSAVAISMAAAKAGADMLGAPLYQHLGGAFRGENFPIPLGNVVGGGEHAADATHIQEFLSAPVGAPSVSDAVFANAAVHGKVADILDERDEPCGKGDEGAWAPSIDDAEAFEIVEQATDEVADEFGFEIGFGLDMAGAELYDADEEVYRYGDDEKTTAEQVDYVAELVEEYDLVYVEDPLDENDYEAFADLTDRVGDQTLICGDDLFVTNTARLQDGIDQGAANSILIKPNQIGTLTDAFDAVELATRNGYDSVISHRSGETEDTTIAHLAVATDAPFIKTGAVGGERTAKLNELIRIADDAL from the coding sequence ATGACACTCATCACGGATATCCGACTCCGACGCGTACTGGATTCGCGCGGTAACCCGACCGTCGAGGCGGACGTACTGACGGAGAGCGGTGGGTTCGGCCGTGCTGCTGCACCCTCGGGTGCCAGCACCGGCGAGTACGAGGCCATCGAGCTCCCGCCGGGCGAAGCCATCGCGAAGGCCCGCGAACACGCGGTTCCGCGTCTCGTCAACTCGGCGTACGCCGGAAACCAGCGCGAGGTCGACGCGGCACTGCACGCCGCAGACGGCACCGACGACTTCTCGGAGATCGGTGCGAACAGCGCGGTCGCCATCTCGATGGCAGCCGCGAAAGCCGGCGCAGACATGCTCGGTGCACCGCTGTACCAGCATCTCGGCGGCGCGTTCCGTGGCGAGAACTTCCCGATTCCGCTCGGGAACGTCGTGGGTGGTGGCGAGCACGCTGCCGACGCGACGCACATCCAGGAGTTCCTCTCCGCACCCGTCGGCGCGCCGAGCGTGTCCGACGCGGTGTTCGCCAACGCGGCCGTCCACGGCAAGGTTGCAGACATCCTCGACGAGCGCGACGAGCCCTGCGGCAAGGGCGACGAAGGTGCCTGGGCACCGTCCATCGACGATGCCGAGGCGTTCGAGATCGTCGAGCAGGCGACCGACGAGGTCGCAGACGAGTTCGGCTTCGAGATCGGCTTCGGCCTCGACATGGCCGGTGCCGAGCTGTACGACGCCGACGAGGAGGTCTACCGCTACGGTGACGACGAGAAGACGACGGCCGAGCAGGTCGACTACGTCGCAGAGCTCGTCGAGGAGTACGACCTCGTCTACGTCGAGGACCCGCTCGACGAGAACGACTACGAGGCATTCGCCGACCTGACCGACCGCGTCGGCGACCAGACGCTCATCTGCGGGGACGACCTGTTCGTAACGAACACGGCGCGTCTCCAGGACGGCATCGACCAGGGCGCGGCCAACAGCATCCTCATCAAGCCGAACCAGATCGGGACGCTGACGGACGCGTTCGACGCCGTCGAACTCGCCACCCGTAACGGGTACGACTCGGTCATCTCCCATCGGTCGGGCGAGACCGAGGACACGACCATCGCACACCTCGCCGTGGCGACCGACGCCCCGTTCATCAAGACGGGCGCGGTCGGTGGCGAGCGAACCGCAAAGCTCAACGAACTCATCCGAATCGCAGACGACGCACTATGA
- the rpsB gene encoding 30S ribosomal protein S2, whose amino-acid sequence MTEQEQEQEGLDASDVDVDPEPAEGAGPAAEAEDAEPVDAEDAEAAAAEAEEAEPTLDEDVMSDEEADLLIPVEDYLGAGVHIGTQQKTKDMERFIHRVRTDGLYVLDVGKTDSRVRTAADFLANYAPEQILVTSSRQYGRFPAKKFADAIGARARTGRFIPGTLTNPKYDGYIEPDVVVVTDPIGDSQAVKEAITVGIPVIAMCDSNNQTSNVDLVIPTNNKGRKALSVVYWLLANETLDRRGAEPSYSLDDFESGI is encoded by the coding sequence ATGACAGAGCAAGAGCAAGAACAGGAAGGGCTCGACGCCTCCGACGTCGACGTGGACCCCGAACCCGCCGAGGGTGCCGGTCCCGCGGCCGAGGCAGAGGACGCAGAGCCCGTCGACGCAGAGGACGCCGAGGCCGCCGCGGCCGAGGCTGAAGAAGCAGAGCCGACACTCGACGAGGACGTCATGTCCGACGAGGAGGCCGACCTCCTCATCCCGGTCGAGGACTACCTCGGCGCTGGTGTCCACATCGGTACCCAGCAGAAGACCAAGGACATGGAACGGTTCATCCACCGTGTCCGCACGGACGGGCTGTACGTGCTCGACGTGGGCAAGACGGACTCGCGGGTCCGCACGGCCGCGGACTTCCTGGCGAACTACGCGCCCGAGCAGATCCTCGTGACGAGCTCGCGCCAGTACGGTCGCTTCCCGGCGAAGAAGTTCGCCGACGCCATCGGGGCACGCGCCCGTACCGGCCGGTTCATCCCGGGCACGCTGACGAACCCGAAGTACGACGGCTACATCGAGCCGGACGTCGTGGTCGTCACCGACCCCATCGGTGACAGCCAGGCCGTCAAGGAGGCCATCACGGTCGGCATCCCGGTCATCGCGATGTGTGACTCGAACAACCAGACCAGCAACGTCGACCTCGTCATCCCGACGAACAACAAGGGTCGCAAGGCCCTGTCGGTCGTCTACTGGCTGCTGGCCAACGAGACGCTCGACCGCCGCGGTGCCGAGCCGAGCTACTCGCTCGACGACTTCGAGAGCGGGATTTAA
- the mvk gene encoding mevalonate kinase, translated as MHTASAPGKVYLFGEHAVVYGEPAIPCAVERRATVTVEERSDGRLRVDAQDLHIEGFTVEYGETGPAVDAPKAVLEAATEYVDGAIAQVRDAADAPGAGFDVTIESDIPLGAGLGSSAAVVVASIAAATSELGVELDPREVAERAYQVELNVQDGQASRADTFCSAMGGAVRVEGDDCRTIDAPDLPFVIGFDGGSGDTGKLVAGVRELREQYDFAADTVAAIGDVVREGETLLAESQGGATVDDDVLTELGQLMNFDHGLLEALGVSSRSLDDMVWTAREAGAHGAKLTGAGGGGCIVALDRSDGTETALSYEAACQEVFRAELAHEGVRLE; from the coding sequence ATGCACACGGCAAGCGCTCCCGGCAAGGTCTACCTGTTCGGGGAGCACGCCGTCGTCTACGGCGAACCGGCGATTCCCTGCGCCGTGGAACGTCGGGCGACGGTGACGGTGGAGGAACGGTCGGACGGGCGACTCCGGGTCGACGCACAGGACCTGCATATCGAGGGGTTCACCGTCGAGTACGGCGAGACGGGGCCGGCGGTCGACGCGCCCAAGGCCGTCCTCGAGGCGGCGACGGAGTACGTCGACGGGGCCATCGCGCAGGTGCGGGACGCTGCGGACGCGCCCGGCGCTGGTTTCGACGTGACCATCGAGAGCGACATCCCGCTCGGTGCGGGGCTCGGCTCCTCGGCGGCCGTGGTCGTCGCCAGTATCGCGGCGGCGACGAGCGAACTCGGCGTCGAGCTGGACCCGCGCGAGGTCGCCGAGCGGGCGTACCAGGTCGAACTCAACGTCCAGGACGGGCAAGCCTCGCGGGCGGACACGTTCTGCTCGGCGATGGGTGGCGCAGTGAGAGTGGAAGGTGATGACTGCCGGACCATCGACGCCCCGGACCTGCCGTTCGTCATCGGATTCGACGGCGGGAGCGGCGACACCGGGAAGCTGGTCGCGGGCGTTCGCGAACTGCGCGAGCAGTACGACTTCGCCGCGGACACGGTGGCCGCAATCGGGGACGTGGTCCGCGAGGGCGAGACGCTGCTCGCCGAAAGCCAGGGTGGGGCGACCGTGGACGACGACGTGCTCACCGAACTCGGCCAGCTGATGAACTTCGACCACGGGCTGCTGGAGGCGCTCGGGGTCTCCTCGCGCTCGCTCGACGACATGGTGTGGACCGCCCGCGAGGCCGGGGCGCACGGGGCGAAGCTCACCGGAGCGGGTGGTGGCGGGTGCATCGTCGCGCTTGACCGCTCCGATGGCACGGAGACCGCACTCTCGTACGAGGCGGCCTGCCAGGAGGTCTTCCGGGCCGAACTCGCCCACGAGGGGGTGCGTCTCGAATGA
- a CDS encoding isopentenyl phosphate kinase → MSGPTVLKLGGSVITDKDRAETVDGRALDRAADAVAGHDDIVLVHGGGSFGHHNAKEYGVSTTDGTHEVDGVLDIHNAMKALNGLVLRRLHERDVPAVPVHPFSAASRDESGELTLPAQQIQTMLDEGFVPVLHGDVIAHAGEGVTVLSGDEIVTSLAESLDASRVGLCSTVPGVLDADDAVIPRIEAYDDVADVLGGAETTDVSGGMAGKVQTLLALGMPASIFGLDALASFLAGESPGTTIA, encoded by the coding sequence ATGAGTGGCCCCACAGTGCTCAAGCTCGGCGGGTCGGTCATCACCGACAAGGACCGCGCCGAGACGGTCGACGGGCGGGCGCTGGACCGGGCGGCCGACGCGGTTGCGGGCCACGACGACATCGTGCTGGTCCACGGCGGCGGTTCCTTCGGCCATCACAACGCGAAGGAGTACGGCGTGAGCACCACCGACGGGACCCACGAGGTCGATGGCGTCCTCGACATCCACAACGCGATGAAGGCCCTGAACGGGCTGGTCCTCCGGCGGCTCCACGAGCGGGACGTGCCAGCCGTACCGGTCCACCCGTTCTCGGCGGCCAGCCGCGACGAATCGGGCGAATTGACCCTGCCCGCCCAGCAGATTCAGACCATGCTCGACGAGGGGTTCGTCCCGGTGCTCCACGGCGACGTCATCGCCCACGCTGGTGAGGGTGTGACGGTTCTTTCGGGGGACGAGATCGTCACGTCGCTCGCGGAATCCCTGGACGCCTCGCGGGTCGGGCTCTGTTCGACCGTGCCGGGTGTCCTGGACGCCGACGACGCCGTGATTCCCCGCATCGAGGCCTACGACGACGTGGCCGACGTGCTGGGCGGTGCAGAGACGACCGACGTCTCGGGCGGGATGGCCGGGAAGGTCCAGACCCTGCTGGCGCTCGGGATGCCCGCGTCTATCTTCGGGCTCGACGCGCTCGCTTCCTTCCTCGCGGGCGAGTCGCCCGGGACGACCATCGCGTAG
- a CDS encoding CAP domain-containing protein, which yields MAPSSTPRRYLGLSLVLVLIVVAGGQAAGYVDLAPDRPAEPATDAPTSTPTATSPPTQTTTATTTPAPTPTQTTTSGESGVDAGELERLVHQAVNDRRTDRGLSPLTHQPGLREIARYHSRDMSREGYFAHTAPDGETMGDRYDRFGYDCRVDRGDGYYATGAENIYKTQFGGTGYSEAALADRVVDGWMNSDGHRENILQDYWQNEGIGVAVVEEDGMTTVYVTQNFC from the coding sequence ATGGCTCCCTCCAGCACACCCCGTCGGTATCTGGGCCTCTCGCTCGTCCTCGTCCTGATCGTCGTCGCCGGCGGCCAAGCCGCCGGGTACGTCGACCTCGCGCCCGACCGACCGGCCGAGCCCGCGACCGACGCACCGACCAGCACTCCAACCGCTACCAGCCCGCCGACCCAGACGACGACGGCAACGACGACCCCCGCCCCGACACCCACCCAGACCACAACCTCCGGTGAGTCCGGCGTCGACGCTGGCGAACTCGAGCGCCTCGTGCACCAGGCGGTCAACGACCGACGAACCGACCGCGGGCTGTCCCCGCTGACCCACCAGCCTGGCCTCCGAGAGATCGCTCGCTATCACAGCCGCGACATGAGCCGTGAGGGCTACTTCGCCCACACCGCCCCCGACGGCGAGACGATGGGCGACCGCTACGACCGGTTCGGCTACGACTGCCGCGTCGACCGGGGCGACGGCTACTACGCGACCGGCGCGGAGAACATCTACAAGACGCAGTTCGGTGGGACCGGGTACTCCGAGGCAGCGCTCGCCGACCGCGTCGTCGATGGCTGGATGAACTCCGACGGCCACCGGGAGAACATCCTGCAGGACTACTGGCAGAACGAAGGAATCGGCGTGGCAGTCGTCGAAGAAGACGGGATGACGACCGTCTACGTCACCCAGAACTTCTGCTAA
- a CDS encoding CAP domain-containing protein, with the protein MRRTTRSLLTILLLSLVLLQVGGVVDFGAEASEIRDDFFDLDSRDAADAPQTTPDVGTSQPDAEARALSPSLLERLVHEAVNEERQAQGLSRVDFDPDLAVVARYHSRDMARDDYFAHASPEGETLSDRYGLFGYDCYISTGTLTYTKGGENIYYTSFGGTSYTEAEIAERTVTGWMESPSHRENLLRPYWEQEGIGVWVKEEDGRTHVYVTQNFC; encoded by the coding sequence ATGAGACGGACCACACGCTCTCTGCTGACGATTCTCCTCCTTTCACTGGTCCTTCTGCAGGTCGGTGGCGTGGTGGACTTCGGAGCCGAGGCGAGTGAGATCCGCGACGACTTCTTCGACCTCGACAGCCGGGACGCTGCGGACGCGCCACAGACGACCCCCGATGTGGGAACGTCCCAGCCGGATGCCGAGGCGAGAGCGCTCTCCCCCTCGTTGCTCGAGCGACTCGTCCACGAGGCGGTCAACGAAGAGCGCCAGGCGCAGGGGCTCTCGCGGGTCGATTTCGACCCGGACCTCGCGGTGGTCGCCCGGTACCACAGCCGCGACATGGCCCGCGATGACTACTTCGCACACGCCTCGCCCGAGGGCGAGACGCTCAGCGACCGCTACGGCCTGTTCGGCTACGACTGCTACATCAGCACCGGGACGCTGACGTACACGAAAGGCGGGGAGAACATCTACTACACCAGCTTCGGCGGTACCTCCTACACCGAGGCCGAGATAGCAGAGCGAACCGTCACCGGCTGGATGGAGTCGCCGAGCCACCGCGAGAACCTCCTCCGGCCGTACTGGGAGCAGGAGGGAATCGGTGTGTGGGTCAAGGAGGAGGACGGGCGGACCCACGTGTACGTCACCCAGAACTTCTGTTGA
- a CDS encoding AN1-type zinc finger domain-containing protein, translated as MGECAYCGTEPEGFPYRCNECEELHCGTHRLPERHDCQGLARVADRKSGQQVFIGQSYNQSDRSHGDGNVIMSALDSLLGPFRRFRR; from the coding sequence ATGGGAGAGTGTGCATACTGCGGGACCGAGCCCGAGGGCTTCCCGTACCGGTGCAACGAGTGCGAGGAACTGCACTGTGGCACACACCGATTACCGGAACGACACGACTGCCAGGGCCTCGCGCGCGTCGCCGACCGCAAGTCCGGCCAGCAGGTCTTCATCGGCCAGTCGTACAACCAGTCCGACCGGTCCCACGGCGACGGGAACGTCATCATGAGTGCCCTCGACTCCTTGCTCGGCCCGTTTCGACGCTTTCGACGCTGA
- a CDS encoding ribonuclease J, which yields MEVEIATIGGYEEVGRQMTAVRAGDDVVVFDMGLNLSQVLIHDNVETEKMHSLDLIDMGAIPDDRVMSELEGDVQAIVPTHGHLDHIGAISKLAHRYNAPVVATPFTIELVKQQIEGEQKFGVENDLIKMDAGETMSIGDSGQVELEFVNVTHSIIDAINPVLHTPEGAVVYGLDKRMDHTPVIGDPIDMDRFREIGREGDGVLCYIEDCTNANKKGRTPSEAVARRHLKDVLYSMEDYSGGIVATTFSSHIARVKSLVEFARDIGRQPVLLGRSMEKYSGTAERLGFVDFPGDLGMFGHRKSVDRTFKRVMKEGKGNFLPIVTGHQGEPRAMLTRMARGETPYQLEDGDKVVFSARVIPEPTNEGQRYQAEKLLGMQGARIYDDIHVSGHLNSEGHYEMLDALQPQHIIPAHQDMKGFSGYVNLAESEGYKLGRDLHVTRNGNMIQLTE from the coding sequence ATGGAAGTCGAAATCGCAACCATCGGCGGCTACGAAGAAGTCGGTCGGCAGATGACTGCCGTCCGCGCGGGCGACGACGTCGTGGTGTTCGACATGGGACTCAACCTGTCCCAGGTCCTCATCCACGACAACGTCGAGACAGAGAAGATGCACAGCCTGGACCTCATCGACATGGGGGCCATCCCGGACGACCGGGTCATGAGCGAACTGGAGGGCGACGTACAGGCCATCGTCCCCACACACGGCCACCTCGACCACATCGGGGCCATCTCGAAGCTGGCGCACCGCTACAACGCGCCGGTCGTCGCGACCCCGTTCACCATCGAGCTCGTCAAACAGCAGATCGAGGGTGAACAGAAGTTCGGCGTCGAGAACGACCTCATCAAGATGGACGCCGGCGAGACGATGTCCATCGGGGACTCCGGTCAGGTCGAACTCGAGTTCGTCAACGTCACACACTCCATCATCGACGCCATCAACCCGGTCCTCCACACGCCCGAGGGCGCGGTCGTCTACGGGCTCGACAAGCGTATGGACCACACGCCGGTCATCGGCGACCCCATCGACATGGACCGCTTCCGCGAGATCGGTCGCGAGGGCGACGGTGTGCTGTGTTACATCGAGGACTGTACCAACGCGAACAAGAAGGGCCGCACGCCCTCCGAGGCCGTCGCACGACGCCACCTCAAGGACGTGTTGTACTCCATGGAGGACTACTCGGGCGGTATCGTCGCCACGACGTTCTCCAGCCACATCGCGCGTGTGAAGTCCCTCGTCGAGTTCGCCCGCGATATCGGCCGCCAGCCGGTGCTGCTCGGGCGCTCGATGGAGAAGTACTCCGGCACGGCGGAACGACTCGGCTTCGTCGACTTCCCGGGCGACCTCGGGATGTTCGGCCACCGCAAGTCCGTCGACCGCACGTTCAAGCGGGTCATGAAGGAGGGCAAGGGCAACTTCCTGCCCATCGTGACGGGCCACCAGGGCGAGCCGCGCGCGATGCTCACCCGGATGGCACGCGGCGAGACGCCGTACCAGCTCGAAGACGGTGACAAGGTCGTCTTCTCCGCCCGCGTCATTCCGGAGCCGACCAACGAGGGCCAGCGCTACCAGGCCGAGAAGCTCCTGGGCATGCAGGGCGCTCGCATCTACGACGACATCCACGTCTCCGGTCACCTGAACAGCGAGGGCCACTACGAGATGCTCGACGCACTCCAGCCCCAGCACATCATCCCGGCACACCAGGACATGAAGGGCTTCTCCGGCTACGTCAACCTCGCAGAGAGCGAGGGGTACAAGCTGGGCCGTGACCTTCACGTGACCCGGAACGGGAACATGATACAGCTGACCGAATGA